In the Augochlora pura isolate Apur16 chromosome 7, APUR_v2.2.1, whole genome shotgun sequence genome, AAGAAAACGTGGAAACCTTTATCAATGGATCcgattattatatacagtcCAGATCACAAAATGACACACTCTTAATGAAAGCACAATATATATGGCATTAAAAACCATATTGCATTGTatacaatgaatttaattcgttGCAAGATTCTGCTTTTTGTTACTTTAATGTTAAGCAATATCTTTACCAtgattaatatgtatattttttcaatgtattaataaattactgtagAACAGTCACGGTTATCTATTTCTCAGACATTACTTAAGAAAGGTCCGCTTGCTATAGAGGATAATACCACCTAAAAAGTGAGAAGGAAAAAGATAAACGGAAGAATAGTTAATGTAACAACAGAAAACGTTGGAATCGATAAATGGAGATACAAACGTTTCCAGCTTTCTTTATAACAGTGACATCTTGTTTCCCTTTGTTTCCAACTTGTTGCGTTTCTACCTTGCTCTTCTCCTccactttgaaaattttctgcaaaacaaaaattgaaatttgtaacttactttattattttctctttagTCGAATCGAGACTCTAACAGGATCTCTCTTGAAgaatttttcttccattttcttcctttcttcttgCGCGCTGGTCAATGCAACTTGTTCAGCAGGAGTGAGTGTCAAGAGTCTAGGATCCATGGCAATCCATTCGCAACTGATGATCTGATCCAGTCTTAAACGTTTCGCCGGATCAGGTTCCAATATAGCACTGACCAGCTTCTTCACCTGCTCGCTCAACAGTGATACGACTTTCGTACGGAATTTCCACTTACGATTCCTCTGTTGCACGTATAGACGTTTGATGTCGGTGTCATCGAACGGCATTGCtttgttcaataaaatatacaaaataacgcCTAAAGACCAGATATCAGACATCTTTGGGCTATATGGAGAACCTCTAAGGATTTCTGGTGCAATATAGGACAGAGAACCACAATAAGTGTCACTGAGGACCTGTTTTCCCCGATCATCAATTACATAACGTGCAAAACCAAAGTCAGCAAGTTTCAGATTATAATTTGATGTAAGAAGAACATTCTCACACTTGACATCGCGATGTGCTATCTCCATTTCATGCAGATATTGAAGAGCtaaaaagaacaataatttttatagacagAATTTGCTATGGTATACCTATTCAATTTtgcttgttaattttatagctATT is a window encoding:
- the LOC144472682 gene encoding testis-specific serine/threonine-protein kinase 3, whose protein sequence is MTDLSQTASEEAVLFQRGYKFLKKLGEGSYAKVYLSEYKSDSEPDKNKRLACKVIDTNKAPKDFVRKFLPRELDILVKVNHPHVVHVHSIFQRRAKYFMFMRYAENGDLLEFILKNGAVQEGQARVWFRQLSLALQYLHEMEIAHRDVKCENVLLTSNYNLKLADFGFARYVIDDRGKQVLSDTYCGSLSYIAPEILRGSPYSPKMSDIWSLGVILYILLNKAMPFDDTDIKRLYVQQRNRKWKFRTKVVSLLSEQVKKLVSAILEPDPAKRLRLDQIISCEWIAMDPRLLTLTPAEQVALTSAQEERKKMEEKFFKRDPKIFKVEEKSKVETQQVGNKGKQDVTVIKKAGNVVLSSIASGPFLSNV